Within Runella rosea, the genomic segment CCGTTTTGACAGGCGGCCACCATCAATACCCCACTGAATAGTAATGGGTTGATTTTCATTGGATTATAATTGCCTAGTTGTAAAAAAGCGTTACTATTCCTTCGCGGTAGATAGGGAATGGCTTTTTTGTACAAAAAAATCAGGCAATCGGAGGCATGACGGGCTTGGATAAAAAGCCTTTTTGTACCGAAGAAGATAATAAGGGGAAATAATCGAAGTCGAAATACGAAATGGTGGCTAATGCAAAGTCGAGGGTGGTTTCTTCAAATACCTCCTGAATGACTTTTTTGGCCGTATCGCTTTGTTTTTGGGCTTCATTGCGGGCTTGTTCTTCGGCTACTTTGTGGAGTTGTTTGGCCAAATAGCATTTGCCATCGCAATGCAACTGAGGGGTAAAACGGTTTTCGCAAAGATGTTGAATGATGTATTCTTTGCGCAATTCAAAATCCAGATACACAAACGGCACCACCAGTATTTTGAAACTGATTAGCAGCAGCAAAAAAAGAGATATGTGCCGTTTGTGGTTCATGGATAAGTTTTTCAACCCTGCAAAGTTAAATGATTCTTGGCAGTGCCGATGATTAAAATTGATTTTATCGTGTTTAATTATCGAAAAAGCAACATCTTAAAATCCGTGAGGGCATTGACGGAGTGCTCGACGTGGGCTTTGAAAGACATGCCGTCGCCGGGAGAAAGAAAAAAAGCTTCTCCTGCCAAGTTGAAGTTGGCGTTTCCCTCCAAAACGTACAAAAAAGCATCCGTTGGCGAAACGTGGGTGTTGAGCCGCTCGCCTTGTTGAATACTGATAAATACGGTTTTGAAGTGCTCATTTGAGTCGATTTTTTTGGTTTTTATGCCATCAAAAGGCAGTAAACCAGGGATATTTGAGGTTTTCATATCTGTCTGATTAATTGGGAACAATAACGCCGTCAATGATGTGAACAAACCCGTTGGAGGCCCGTACTGAGCCAATTACTTTGGCCTCGCCGATGTAGAGTGCATCCCCTTTTTTGTGAAAAGTAACATTGGTTCCGTCTACCATGCCCATACTTTGGCCATCCTGAAAAAAGTCGGCATCCAACGCTGAGGTCATCACGTGGTGCTCTAAAATAGCTTTTAGTTTGTCTTTGTTTTCGGGCTTAAGTAGGCCTTCTACCGTGCCAGCGGGTAGTTTGCCAAAGGCGGCATTGGTGGGCGCAAACACCGTAAAAGGCCCCGCATTAGAGAGGGCATCCACCAAATCAGCGGCTTGCACAGCTTTGACGAGGGTGGTATGGTCGGGTGAGCCAACGGCCACTTTTACAACATCTTTTTGTGATTCATTGTCTTCCACGGCCGATTGACCGCTAACGGTCGCAGTTTCAGTGGCCGTTGCTTGAGTCTCTGATTGTTCGGCAGGAGATTGGCAAGCAGCTAATACCGCAATAAATCCAAAGGCGATAAGGTTAGATTTCATTTTTTTGTTCGTTTTGGTTAAAAATTGGGAAATTGTGTACACGGGTTAGGCGTATGTTTTGTTTTGCAAACGAGCCATTTTGAAAATATTCAGACGCTTCACATCTCCGCTATAAATCCTTTTTGTTGAAAATGTGGGTAGCCAAAGCCACGGGCCAAACCACCCAAACCATCAGCACCGACAGCGCGATGATGAGCCCGTAATTGGTGCTAAAAAAATCCTGAAAAACGGCTCCCGTGAAGCCCATTAAGGCCGAAATGTCCATTTTCATCAAGACCATGATGCGCGCCAAGTCGGTGGGATTGAGGGCGGTCAAGAAAAGCATGACTTTTTCGAGCGGATAATCGCTGAACGAAAACAGGATGCCCAATACTAAGCCGTCGTACACCAAGGCAAAGTAAAACCAGATGACCAATGCCAAGCCCATTCCTTTGGCTTTGTCGCGGGTGATGACGGCGGCCAAAAAAGCTAAGGATACAAAAGAAAGGGTTAATAGTAAGCCGCTTATAATCAGGACAATGCCGCGTTCGGTTCCTTCAAAAAGCATTGTCGGAATACCAACCCCTACCAAAAAAGCCAAACTCAACGAGGCCGCTACGCCGATGTATTCGCTCAAAAAAATGCTTTGTCGGCTCAACGGTTGCGCTGAGAGTAGTTCGATAAATTCGTAGGAGTTATAAAAATGAATGGTCGAAAAAATAATGCTGACCAGCGGCACCACCATCAGAATGATGTTGAGTAAGCTCAAAAGCCCTTTGTTGGGGTCGGGGTCGAAGCTGAAAAAACTAAAACTCACGGCCGCCAACAACAGGGTGTAACCCATGACAAACCGATTGCGGACGATGTCGTATAGAACGTATTTGGTAACTTTGTTCATGACAATGATTGATTAGTGATTTTTGTAGAATTTACGGTCCGTTTGGGTAACGCCTTGGTTTTATTGGTCATTATGAGGAGAGCAACCGTGACCCAATAGCCCAGAAATGCCACTCCGTTGATTAACCCGCCCCACTGACGCAGAGAAAGATTTTGCGATAAGTCGCCGATGACCCGTAGCACAATACTCGCCTGTAATAGCCCAACCCAAACGTAAAGTACTGAATGGTAAGGCTTGACGTTCAGCCCCAATAAACTTGGGAAAATAATGGGCGCATGTGCCATAATCATGGTCAGGACAAACCCGACAAAGAAGGCGTGCAGCACGGCGTCGTACAACCACGGCGAGCGGCTGCTGAGAGAAGCAATGAGGCCCGTGAACAAAAGCCAACTGTAACCCGAAAGCAGCGTAATGCCCAGAAAACGATAGTTTCCCGTTTTGGTCAGATTATGGCGTGCAATGTCGTTACGAATCAACCATTGCCCAATGCCTACCATGCTCAGGCTGAGTACGATGCCGTATCCAGTATGAAACAGCAACAGACTGATAACAAAGAGGCCGAGCCAGCCAAACAGCTCCCAACGGTCGTTCTTTTTGACGGGCAGAAATCGCGTTAGATTAAGACGCTCTCCGACAATGGTAAAGACAAAAAAGGCCATCCAGCCTGCAAATGCCATGGCATAAGAATAGGTCAGCGCCAGCGCCAAGTGGCCTAATGCCTGAAATATAGCCCCAATCACTAGAAGAATATCGCCCGTAAAACGGTATTTTTGGTAGTTATAAATCGAGACCCAAAGGTAACCAATGCTGCCCGCCGCCAAGGCAAAATAGCCAGCTTGGGCAGAGAGGTGTAAAAGCAACGGCAGGCTGCTCGCAAATACCAAAGGAACGAGCCAAGCCCATTTGTTTTTGAGAACGGCTACGCGCTCTACGGCAATCAGCGTACCCAAAAAACTCCCCACCATCAGTGCGCCGTGCAGCGCAGTAGCCTGCTCAATCAGGATGGGGAAATCCCAACCCAAACGCAACCACCCCGCATAGACTCCCACGAGCATGGAGACCAGTGCCAAAGGAAGGATAAAGTAGATAGGCTTGATTTTCATTGGTTTATATTTTTATTGCTTCCGATAGATTTGACGATGCCTCCGTTTTTGACATGGTTTTCGCAATGGCTCGCCCCAGTTTTTGTTCGCCAGTTTCGAGTTTAAGGTCATTTACTGAGTTGTAAAATTGTACACTGCCGTCTTGCAAATACAGCACATCGGTGGCAAGTTCGTCTAAGTCCGACATGACGTGTGATGTAATCAGAATCAGTTTGCCGTTGTCGTGTTCTCGCTGGATTTTTTCTTTCAGCAACTCGCTCGAAAGCGGGTCTAGACCAGCGGTGGGTTCGTCCAAAATCAGGATAGGTGGATTGAACAAAAACGCCAACGCGGCACTGACTTTTTGCTTGGTTCCGCCCGATAAGGTGCCCAGTGGTTTTTCAAACATAGCGCGCAAACCGAAAGCCGCTACCAAGTCTTCGTCCAATGATTTGGGGGCATTTTCTTTTCGTAAATCTGTCATCATATCAAACAATTGCTTGATTTTCAGGTGGGTGGGATAGCGACCGATTTGGGGCATATACCCGATTTGGGCGCGGTAATCGTGGCGGTTGGCGATGGACTGCCCCTCCACGTAAATGCTGCCGCTGTCGGGGACGACTATCCCGAGCAACGTTTTGATAAAAGTTGTTTTTCCTGAGCCGTTGGGGCCAATCACCGCCACCACCCGCCCTTGGGGAAGGCTTACGCTGACGTTGCGCAACACTTGCAGCTTGCCAAACGATTTGTTTATGTTTTCAGCGCGAATCATGGATTATAATTTGATAGGTTTCATCATGGGTGATTCATCTTTCATGCCTTCGGGTGTGATGCTCGGGATGATTTTTTCGATGCGGTCCAACAGCGTCACGGTAAAACTCCTGAGCAGCATCATGGCCTGTGGTATGCGCTCAATCACGCTTGCGTAGAGGCTCACGGGGCGGAAGGGCACGTCGCCAATGCCGTCGCGGTTGAGGTCGTAGCCTTCGTATTTGTCCCAATAATTATGGGCTACTTTGGTCAAAACCACATTGCCGTTGGTTGCTACATCGAAGGTGTTTCCTTTGAAGTTGTTGTAAACCAGTGCATTGTCGTCGCAATTGGCCTGTACCCGAATGGCGTAGCCATTTTTGATGAATTGATTATGGGAAAACACCGAGCGACTACATCCTTCCATGTATACGCCGATGGTGTTGATGTTGAATGTATTTTGTTCAATGTGGCTGTCGGAGATGTCTTTCAACAATAGCCCGTAGGCTGCGCCTCCCCAATTTTGTTCAAAAATGTTGTGCTTCATGGTCACAAACTTTGTGTACATGACGGCCACGCCTGCACCGTTTTCGCGAAATGTGTTGTAGAAATAGCCGTTTTTATGCGAAAACATAAAGTGTAGGCCGTATCGAATGTTTTGATGGCTGAAGTTCCGTTGTATAATGGAATTGGTTACAAACTCAAAGTAAATTCCGTCGCGGTGGCCTGCTACTCGGTTGTTTTCAATCCGTATGCTGTCGCATTTCCAAGCGTGGATGCCATTTCCCGTATTTTGCTCTTCTTTGGGATTGCCACGCACGTCGTTTTCTTGCACCAAACAATGGTCGGAGGCCGAAAGATAAATGCCAAAGTAGCTGTTTCGGACGCGATTGCCGATAATACGTACGTTGCGGGATTCCAGTACTTTAATGGCTGCCCAATCAATCATGCTTGTCATACCTACGTTTTCAAAATGCAAGCCTTGGATGGTAACATCATTGGCGGTAATGGTAAAAATCTCATTCTTAAACTGTCCGTCGAGTACGGGAAAATGTTGCCCAATGATGGTTAAAGGCTTATTAATCAAAACAGTATTGACGCGGTAAATGCCCTTTGGAATCAAGATTGTATCATAAGCCGCGGCTCCCGCAATAGTGTGTCGGATACTTTGGTTTGGGCTAACAACCCACTTTCGGGCATGGAGCACAACGGACATAAAGAAGAGTCCTATGCTCATCATGAAAACAAAAGGCCGAGGAAGCAGATGCGGGAAATGATGGTTGGGCGTGCGTTTCATGTTTGAAAATCAAAAAATGGCAACTACTTCTTTCCAAGTCAGCATTTTTGCTTGCGTAAACTCGGCCTTATTGGCGGTAGCGAAGGATTTTGGACTAAAAGCCGCCACGTCGCCCCGCATCGGACTGCGAAAATCTTTACTGCTTAGAAAAACCGCCGTTTTTACGTCAATCAATTCGCCGGGAGCGCTGTAATCATTGACCACCAAAAATGCCAGTGCTGATTCGTTCAATTTGTTGGCTTTCATGTACTTTACCATGCAGCTCAGGTCGTCAAATTTAAAGACTTTGCCCTTATCGGTGACGATTTCGGCGGCATATCGCTTGTCTACGATGGTCATTTTGCAAAATTCGCAGGCGTCTTTTCCGTAGCGAATCGGCTCGGTTGTTTGGGTGCAACTTTGTGAAATCGTGCCCAAACTGATGATTGCCCAAAGAATGGCTGATTTTATGGCCGTTTTTTTGACGAATATTTTTTCTAAAAAATAGAATTCATAAATAATTACCATAACGACTACTACACCCAGCGCCACAAACACCCATCCACCCACGTCGGGCATCGAATATGCCCCGAAATTGAGTAGTTCTTTGTAGCCGATAAGCGGTGGTTGATACGCCATGCCGGGTACTTTGATGGGAGCGTCGTCGCTGAGGTTGTGGCCGTATTCATAGCCCCATTTCCAGAAATCATACAGCGCCACAACGCCTGCCAACACGATTAATATGAAGTAACTGACCAACATTTTTCGGTTTTTCAGCAAGGCAGTTAGGATTCCAAACACGATGTAAAAGCCTACTGCATAAGGTAATAGCTTAAATTCAGGAAACATTTCTTCCTTGATATGGGCCATACCGATGTAGTGGTTGAGCCCGTTGATGATTTCTACATCACCCGATAATTTGGAAAGCCAAATTTTCATAACTAAGCCTTCGGGATATTGCGGTGCCCATAAATCAATGCGCCAAAGCGGAACGAAATAGGTCGCAATTAATGCCAACGAAGCTACCGCTATGCTGGCCCTTGAGATGTTGTGGATTGGTTTCATCGAAGTATGTTTTAATTGCGTCAGGGTCGAGAATGCCACCCTGACGCAACCATTTTTTAGCGTTTTGCTACTTTCTGTTCTGCTTCAGCCGTTGGGTTTTTGCCCGTTCCCCAAGAGAGGGGGATTTTGCTGCCAGCGGGTGATACGCGCACGTATCCCTGCATTTCTTGGTGGAGCGCCGAGCAGAAGTCGGTGCAGTAAATTGGCGTAACACCTACTCTGGAGGGTTTCCATTTGAGGGTACAAGTTTCGCCGGGCATGATGAGGATTTCGGCGTTGTTGGCCCCACGTACCGCAAATCCGTGGGGTACGTCCCAATCCTGCTCTAAGTTGGTGACGTGGAAATAAACGTCGTCACCCATTTTTACGCCTTCGATATTATCGGGTGTAAAGTGCGACCGAATGGAGGTCATGTACACGTGCACTTCGTTTCCTTTGCGCACTACTTTGGCTTCTTTTTCTCCTTTGGCTACGTATGGGTGGTTGTTTTCTTCCAATTTGAAAATCTTCCGCGAGTTTTTTTCCACCAAAGAGGCGGGGATGGCTTCGGCGTAGTGCGGCTCACCAATGGTGGGGAAGTCAAGCAATAGCTTCATTTTTTCACCTGAAATATCGTACAACTGCGCCGATTGGGTCAATTCAGGGCCCGTAGGCAGGTAGCGGTCTTTGGTGATTTTGTTGTACGCAATCACGTATTTTCCGTGTGGCTTGGAGGTCGGTCCGCCGGGGATAGATAAGTGGCCTACGGAATAGTAGGTGGGCACACGGTCGAGTACTTCGAGAGATTGAAGGTTCCATTTTACCAATTCAGACGAAACAAAGAAGGAGGTAATGGCATTTCCTTGTCCGTCAAATTCGGTGTGCAGTGGCCCTAAGCCTGGTTTTTTCACTTCTCCATGCAACACTGCTTCGTATTTCAGCACGGGAATTCCGTCAAAGCTGCCGTCAAATGTTTTTGCGGCAATCGCTTGTTGGATTTTATCAAACGAAAATACGGGAATGACGGCGGCCAATTTGCCCGAACCCACAATGTAGCTACCCGTTGGGTCGACGTCGCAGCCGTGCGGAGACTTAGGGCAAGGCATAAAGTATAGCATGTCTGGGCACTCTTTGGGGTCGAGTGTCATTACTTCGTTGATGATGGTCGATGTAGCGGAGTGCGTTTTTTCGTCGTAAACGTTGTGTGCAAATTTTGCTGCTTCTTTCTTGCCTTTGCCTTGGGCTAAATACTGCTCGGCTTTTTTCCAGTTTACGGCCAAAATAAAGTCTTTATCTTTTTGCGAAGCATTTACTTCTAGCAAAGAATTGGCTTGCTCAGTGTTGTAACACGAGAAGAAAAACCAACCGTCGGATTTGCCTTTTCCAGCGCGGGCCAAGTCAAAACTTACGCCCGGGGTTTTCAACTGAAATTTAATGGCCATGCGTCCCGTGGTCTTGTCGATGCTGACAAAGCTGATGTATCCTTTGAAGTTTTGCTTAAAACTATTGATAGATACGTCGGCATTGGCATCGGGCGGTACCGAAAAGCGGGTTCCAGCCACGGCGTATTCGGAGTTGGCAGTAATAAACGGCGAGGAGTGATTGCCGCCCGAATTGGGGATTTCGATGATTTCGTCGGTGCGGAAAGTAGAAAGGCTGACGCGGGCAATGCGCGGCGTATTGTTGCCGTTGATGAATGCCCACTTGCCGTCGTGCTCTCCGTTGGTGGTCGAGAGCGCCACGTGGTGAGAGTCATCCCAAGGTACAAATCCGTGCGAGGTATTGAGCATGGGTTTGGTTTCTTCGCTGTAACCCCAACCATTTTCGGCAAATTGGGAGAAAACAGGGATAATGCGCAATACCCGGCCCGAAGGTAACCCTACGACCGAAAGCTGTCCGTTGAATCCCCCCGATACGATATTGTAGAATTCATCGTGCTTACCTGGTGCCACGTATACTTTTTGGGCGGCGTCACCTGCGAGCTCGG encodes:
- a CDS encoding cupin domain-containing protein, whose translation is MKTSNIPGLLPFDGIKTKKIDSNEHFKTVFISIQQGERLNTHVSPTDAFLYVLEGNANFNLAGEAFFLSPGDGMSFKAHVEHSVNALTDFKMLLFR
- a CDS encoding fasciclin domain-containing protein, producing the protein MKSNLIAFGFIAVLAACQSPAEQSETQATATETATVSGQSAVEDNESQKDVVKVAVGSPDHTTLVKAVQAADLVDALSNAGPFTVFAPTNAAFGKLPAGTVEGLLKPENKDKLKAILEHHVMTSALDADFFQDGQSMGMVDGTNVTFHKKGDALYIGEAKVIGSVRASNGFVHIIDGVIVPN
- a CDS encoding ABC transporter permease subunit, whose amino-acid sequence is MNKVTKYVLYDIVRNRFVMGYTLLLAAVSFSFFSFDPDPNKGLLSLLNIILMVVPLVSIIFSTIHFYNSYEFIELLSAQPLSRQSIFLSEYIGVAASLSLAFLVGVGIPTMLFEGTERGIVLIISGLLLTLSFVSLAFLAAVITRDKAKGMGLALVIWFYFALVYDGLVLGILFSFSDYPLEKVMLFLTALNPTDLARIMVLMKMDISALMGFTGAVFQDFFSTNYGLIIALSVLMVWVVWPVALATHIFNKKDL
- a CDS encoding ABC transporter ATP-binding protein; protein product: MIRAENINKSFGKLQVLRNVSVSLPQGRVVAVIGPNGSGKTTFIKTLLGIVVPDSGSIYVEGQSIANRHDYRAQIGYMPQIGRYPTHLKIKQLFDMMTDLRKENAPKSLDEDLVAAFGLRAMFEKPLGTLSGGTKQKVSAALAFLFNPPILILDEPTAGLDPLSSELLKEKIQREHDNGKLILITSHVMSDLDELATDVLYLQDGSVQFYNSVNDLKLETGEQKLGRAIAKTMSKTEASSNLSEAIKI
- a CDS encoding nitrous oxide reductase family maturation protein NosD, with the translated sequence MKRTPNHHFPHLLPRPFVFMMSIGLFFMSVVLHARKWVVSPNQSIRHTIAGAAAYDTILIPKGIYRVNTVLINKPLTIIGQHFPVLDGQFKNEIFTITANDVTIQGLHFENVGMTSMIDWAAIKVLESRNVRIIGNRVRNSYFGIYLSASDHCLVQENDVRGNPKEEQNTGNGIHAWKCDSIRIENNRVAGHRDGIYFEFVTNSIIQRNFSHQNIRYGLHFMFSHKNGYFYNTFRENGAGVAVMYTKFVTMKHNIFEQNWGGAAYGLLLKDISDSHIEQNTFNINTIGVYMEGCSRSVFSHNQFIKNGYAIRVQANCDDNALVYNNFKGNTFDVATNGNVVLTKVAHNYWDKYEGYDLNRDGIGDVPFRPVSLYASVIERIPQAMMLLRSFTVTLLDRIEKIIPSITPEGMKDESPMMKPIKL
- a CDS encoding nitrous oxide reductase accessory protein NosL translates to MKPIHNISRASIAVASLALIATYFVPLWRIDLWAPQYPEGLVMKIWLSKLSGDVEIINGLNHYIGMAHIKEEMFPEFKLLPYAVGFYIVFGILTALLKNRKMLVSYFILIVLAGVVALYDFWKWGYEYGHNLSDDAPIKVPGMAYQPPLIGYKELLNFGAYSMPDVGGWVFVALGVVVVMVIIYEFYFLEKIFVKKTAIKSAILWAIISLGTISQSCTQTTEPIRYGKDACEFCKMTIVDKRYAAEIVTDKGKVFKFDDLSCMVKYMKANKLNESALAFLVVNDYSAPGELIDVKTAVFLSSKDFRSPMRGDVAAFSPKSFATANKAEFTQAKMLTWKEVVAIF
- the nosZ gene encoding Sec-dependent nitrous-oxide reductase, which codes for MKIINISIIALAMLAGGFFACKPDNAGKSGGAELAGDAAQKVYVAPGKHDEFYNIVSGGFNGQLSVVGLPSGRVLRIIPVFSQFAENGWGYSEETKPMLNTSHGFVPWDDSHHVALSTTNGEHDGKWAFINGNNTPRIARVSLSTFRTDEIIEIPNSGGNHSSPFITANSEYAVAGTRFSVPPDANADVSINSFKQNFKGYISFVSIDKTTGRMAIKFQLKTPGVSFDLARAGKGKSDGWFFFSCYNTEQANSLLEVNASQKDKDFILAVNWKKAEQYLAQGKGKKEAAKFAHNVYDEKTHSATSTIINEVMTLDPKECPDMLYFMPCPKSPHGCDVDPTGSYIVGSGKLAAVIPVFSFDKIQQAIAAKTFDGSFDGIPVLKYEAVLHGEVKKPGLGPLHTEFDGQGNAITSFFVSSELVKWNLQSLEVLDRVPTYYSVGHLSIPGGPTSKPHGKYVIAYNKITKDRYLPTGPELTQSAQLYDISGEKMKLLLDFPTIGEPHYAEAIPASLVEKNSRKIFKLEENNHPYVAKGEKEAKVVRKGNEVHVYMTSIRSHFTPDNIEGVKMGDDVYFHVTNLEQDWDVPHGFAVRGANNAEILIMPGETCTLKWKPSRVGVTPIYCTDFCSALHQEMQGYVRVSPAGSKIPLSWGTGKNPTAEAEQKVAKR